A genomic stretch from Komagataeibacter xylinus includes:
- the miaB gene encoding tRNA (N6-isopentenyl adenosine(37)-C2)-methylthiotransferase MiaB, translating to MSSTRGLHVITWGCQMNVYDSERMSDVLRPLGYRAVSTPDAADMIILNTCHIRDRAAEKVFSELGRLRKVKEARAEQGAATVLAVAGCVAQAEGKEILARAPYVDIVLGPQTYHRLPEMVARAARAAGAVIETDFPVEQKFDFLPADRATPAGGSAFLTIQEGCDKFCSFCVVPYTRGAESSRPAQAVLDEARRLVAGGVREITLLGQNVNAYHGEGPDGRTWGLARLARVLAGELGIERIRYTTSHPRDMEDDLIAAHRDLPQLMPFLHLPVQSGSDRVLAAMNRGHTADDYRTLVARLRDARPDLALSSDFIVGHPGETDADFADTMRLIDEIGFAQAYSFKYSSRPGTPAAGAGMHVPEDLKDARLQELQAMLRVQQDAFNDATIGQVVPVLFTGRGRKPGQVSGKSPWLQAVSVEGPDSLIGQIANVDIRHRYTNSLGGILTEETDRA from the coding sequence ATGTCATCCACCAGGGGGCTTCATGTCATAACATGGGGCTGCCAGATGAACGTGTATGACAGCGAGCGGATGTCCGACGTGCTGCGCCCGCTCGGCTACCGGGCCGTGAGCACGCCTGATGCGGCTGACATGATCATCCTCAACACCTGCCACATCCGCGACCGCGCGGCGGAGAAGGTGTTCTCCGAACTCGGTCGCCTGCGCAAGGTCAAGGAGGCGCGCGCCGAGCAGGGTGCGGCCACCGTGCTTGCGGTGGCAGGCTGCGTGGCGCAGGCGGAGGGCAAGGAAATCCTGGCCCGCGCGCCCTATGTCGATATCGTGCTCGGCCCCCAGACCTATCACCGCCTGCCCGAGATGGTGGCACGCGCCGCCCGCGCGGCAGGTGCGGTGATCGAGACCGATTTCCCCGTCGAGCAGAAATTCGACTTCCTGCCCGCCGACCGCGCGACCCCTGCGGGCGGCTCCGCCTTTCTCACCATTCAGGAAGGATGCGACAAATTCTGCTCCTTCTGCGTCGTGCCCTACACGCGCGGGGCGGAAAGCAGCCGGCCCGCGCAGGCCGTGCTTGATGAGGCCCGCAGGCTCGTGGCTGGCGGCGTGCGCGAGATCACGCTTTTGGGCCAGAACGTGAATGCCTATCATGGTGAAGGTCCCGATGGCCGCACCTGGGGCCTTGCCCGCCTTGCCCGCGTGCTGGCGGGGGAACTGGGCATCGAGCGCATCCGCTACACCACGTCGCACCCGCGCGACATGGAGGATGACCTGATTGCGGCCCATCGCGACCTGCCGCAGCTCATGCCGTTCCTGCACCTGCCGGTACAGTCCGGCTCCGACCGGGTGCTCGCCGCCATGAACCGGGGCCACACGGCCGATGACTACCGCACGCTCGTGGCCCGCCTGCGTGATGCGCGGCCCGACCTTGCCCTGTCATCTGATTTCATCGTGGGCCATCCCGGCGAGACGGATGCCGATTTTGCCGACACGATGCGCCTGATTGACGAGATCGGCTTTGCGCAGGCCTATTCCTTCAAATACTCCTCCCGCCCCGGCACGCCCGCCGCAGGTGCCGGCATGCATGTGCCCGAGGACTTGAAGGATGCCCGTCTGCAGGAACTCCAGGCCATGCTGCGCGTGCAGCAGGATGCATTCAATGATGCAACCATAGGCCAGGTAGTGCCCGTGCTCTTTACGGGCCGGGGGCGCAAGCCCGGTCAGGTTTCGGGCAAGAGCCCATGGCTGCAGGCCGTGAGCGTTGAAGGCCCGGACAGCCTGATCGGCCAGATCGCCAATGTGGATATCCGCCACAGGTACACCAACTCGCTTGGTGGTATCCTGACAGAGGAGACAGACAGGGCTTGA
- a CDS encoding hemolysin family protein, whose translation MSRPGTDANEEPPSGSRGKGFLSLFSRRRAEPGLRHSIAALVKEADDAAGDDANPHASELDRQERALLANVLRLRGITADDVMIPRADIVAMPVDISLDEALAMMRRENHSRMPVYRDQLDDIVGMIHVKDLIAYVGTSEAFRMEPLLRQPLMVAPQLPVLDLLLQMRLRHVHLALVIDEYGGIDGLVTIEDLIETIVGDISDEHDEPTVSMVRERPDGTLDVDARTPVAAFEEKVGPVLTREEREAEIETVGGLVFRLAGHVPTRGEIVTHESGMVFRILDSDARHIRRVRVRLPPREAAPQQA comes from the coding sequence ATGAGCCGCCCCGGAACCGATGCCAACGAGGAGCCTCCGTCCGGATCGCGCGGCAAGGGATTCCTGTCGCTGTTCAGCCGCAGGCGCGCTGAACCGGGGCTGCGCCATTCCATTGCCGCGCTGGTCAAGGAAGCCGATGATGCGGCGGGGGATGACGCCAATCCCCACGCCTCCGAACTCGACCGGCAGGAGCGCGCGCTGCTGGCTAATGTGCTGCGCCTGCGCGGCATCACGGCGGATGACGTGATGATTCCACGCGCCGACATCGTGGCGATGCCGGTCGATATCAGCCTTGATGAGGCCCTGGCCATGATGCGGCGGGAAAACCATTCCCGCATGCCGGTCTATCGCGACCAGCTTGATGACATCGTGGGCATGATCCATGTGAAGGACCTGATTGCCTATGTCGGCACGTCGGAAGCCTTCCGCATGGAGCCGCTGCTGCGCCAGCCGCTCATGGTCGCCCCCCAGTTGCCCGTGCTCGACCTGCTTTTGCAGATGCGACTGCGGCATGTGCATCTTGCCCTCGTCATTGACGAGTACGGCGGCATCGACGGCCTCGTCACCATCGAGGATCTGATCGAGACCATCGTGGGCGATATTTCCGACGAGCATGACGAACCGACCGTGAGCATGGTGCGCGAACGCCCCGACGGCACGCTCGATGTCGATGCCCGCACCCCCGTCGCCGCCTTTGAGGAAAAAGTCGGCCCCGTGCTCACGCGCGAGGAACGCGAGGCCGAGATCGAGACCGTGGGCGGCCTGGTGTTCCGCCTCGCGGGCCATGTGCCCACGCGCGGCGAGATCGTGACGCATGAAAGCGGCATGGTGTTCCGCATCCTTGATTCGGATGCCCGCCATATCCGCCGCGTGCGCGTGCGTCTGCCCCCGCGCGAGGCAGCCCCGCAGCAGGCCTGA
- a CDS encoding PhoH family protein — translation MTMQFEDNVLLAQLVGDHDRHLLHLERGFDVRLACRGNRIAITGAAQRVELTQATLTELYRRATAGQAVDTATVDTAIRLAAHAFSAPAPRHVTGGVPPMPDTRTATAPAGPSLADLPTIMTRRGPVAPRSVGQAEYMAMLARQEMVFGLGPAGTGKTYLAVAQAVAMLQAGQVDRIVLSRPAVEAGERLGFLPGDLKEKIDPYLRPLYDALHDMMPGDQVIRRMGTGEIEVAPLAFMRGRTLAHCFVILDEAQNTTPAQMKMFLTRMGEGTRMVITGDLSQVDLPRGVTSGLREAVDTLDGLPGIGMMRFESRDVVRHPLVARIVEAYDQRAGAERRPHRARSQQENDETSK, via the coding sequence GTGACCATGCAGTTTGAAGATAACGTGCTGCTGGCACAGCTTGTGGGCGACCATGACCGCCACCTGCTGCATCTTGAACGTGGATTTGATGTCCGGCTGGCCTGCCGGGGCAACCGCATCGCCATTACGGGTGCGGCCCAGCGGGTGGAACTGACACAGGCCACGCTAACCGAACTCTACCGCCGCGCAACAGCCGGGCAGGCAGTCGATACCGCCACCGTCGATACCGCCATCCGGCTGGCCGCCCATGCCTTTTCCGCACCCGCGCCACGCCATGTCACGGGAGGAGTGCCCCCCATGCCCGACACCCGTACCGCCACGGCACCGGCAGGCCCGTCACTTGCCGACCTGCCCACCATCATGACCCGGCGCGGCCCCGTGGCCCCGCGCTCGGTTGGCCAAGCTGAATACATGGCCATGCTCGCGCGGCAGGAAATGGTGTTTGGCCTCGGCCCGGCTGGCACCGGCAAGACCTACCTTGCCGTGGCCCAGGCCGTGGCCATGCTGCAGGCGGGCCAGGTTGACCGCATCGTGCTGTCGCGGCCTGCGGTGGAAGCAGGCGAGCGGCTGGGCTTCCTGCCTGGCGACCTGAAGGAAAAGATCGACCCCTACCTCCGCCCGCTGTATGACGCCCTGCATGACATGATGCCGGGCGATCAGGTGATCCGGCGCATGGGCACGGGCGAGATCGAGGTCGCGCCCCTCGCCTTCATGCGCGGGCGCACGCTGGCGCACTGTTTTGTCATTCTGGACGAGGCGCAGAACACCACGCCTGCCCAGATGAAGATGTTCCTCACCCGCATGGGTGAAGGCACGCGCATGGTCATTACCGGCGACCTGAGCCAGGTTGACCTGCCGCGTGGCGTGACATCCGGCCTACGGGAGGCGGTCGATACCCTAGACGGCCTGCCCGGGATCGGCATGATGCGATTTGAATCGCGTGACGTGGTGCGCCACCCGCTGGTGGCGCGTATAGTGGAGGCATACGACCAGCGTGCCGGGGCCGAACGCCGCCCCCACCGCGCCCGGTCGCAGCAGGAGAACGATGAAACCTCGAAGTAG
- the ybeY gene encoding rRNA maturation RNase YbeY: protein MKPRSSTGPAHKGGVAAGRATQAALKAGPDGPDVTVADRRWNRAVPHPARVVDRAARATLMATGCHGPVTVVLADDRTVARMNWQHRGRNKPTNVLTFEYPIAGGIWGGDIIIAFETVSREAHAAGRDMAAHLAHLVVHGVLHLAGYDHHHPGEAREMEMLEARILSGLGVANPWKPGRMVSREARS from the coding sequence ATGAAACCTCGAAGTAGCACAGGCCCTGCCCACAAGGGCGGGGTCGCAGCAGGGCGGGCCACGCAGGCCGCCCTGAAGGCCGGGCCTGACGGCCCCGATGTCACGGTGGCGGACAGGCGCTGGAACCGCGCCGTCCCCCACCCTGCCCGCGTGGTTGACCGCGCGGCGCGCGCCACGCTTATGGCCACGGGCTGCCACGGCCCGGTCACGGTGGTGCTGGCCGATGACCGCACGGTGGCCCGCATGAACTGGCAGCATCGCGGGCGCAACAAGCCCACCAATGTCCTGACATTCGAATACCCGATCGCGGGCGGCATATGGGGCGGCGACATCATCATCGCTTTTGAGACCGTGTCGCGCGAGGCGCATGCGGCAGGGCGCGATATGGCCGCCCATCTGGCGCATCTGGTGGTACATGGCGTGCTGCACCTGGCCGGATATGACCACCACCACCCCGGCGAGGCCCGCGAGATGGAAATGCTCGAAGCCCGCATCCTGTCCGGCCTTGGCGTTGCCAACCCATGGAAGCCGGGCCGCATGGTGAGCCGGGAGGCACGCTCATGA
- a CDS encoding thioredoxin domain-containing protein: protein MPITRRTLLALTPTLMAGGLLSGRAMAQAADPRLSIRAVGNPAAKVHVEEFFSLTCTHCARFAAEVFPEVRSKLIDTGKVYYIFRDFPLDQVALTACMVARTLAPERYEPFVLALLSSQDHWAFGKEPAEAEAEIQKMAALAGMSSDLFQQTIHDDKLRHAIMDEEDRAQAQYKIDGTPTFRFNDKEQVAQELTYEQFAQKVEAAAR from the coding sequence ATGCCCATCACACGCCGCACCCTGCTTGCCCTTACCCCCACCCTCATGGCTGGTGGCCTGCTGTCTGGCCGGGCCATGGCGCAGGCGGCGGACCCGCGCCTGTCCATCCGCGCCGTGGGCAACCCTGCGGCCAAGGTGCATGTGGAGGAATTCTTCTCGCTCACCTGCACGCATTGCGCGCGTTTTGCTGCCGAGGTCTTCCCCGAAGTGCGCAGCAAGCTGATCGATACGGGCAAGGTGTACTACATTTTCCGCGATTTTCCGCTCGACCAGGTGGCGCTGACCGCCTGCATGGTCGCGCGCACGCTCGCCCCCGAACGCTATGAGCCGTTCGTACTTGCGCTGCTGTCCAGCCAGGATCACTGGGCCTTTGGCAAGGAACCGGCGGAAGCAGAGGCCGAGATCCAGAAAATGGCGGCCCTTGCCGGCATGTCGTCCGACCTGTTCCAGCAGACCATCCATGACGACAAGCTGCGCCATGCCATCATGGATGAGGAAGACCGCGCCCAGGCCCAGTACAAGATCGACGGCACCCCCACCTTCCGCTTCAATGACAAGGAGCAGGTGGCGCAGGAACTGACCTACGAGCAGTTTGCCCAGAAGGTTGAAGCGGCGGCCCGCTGA
- a CDS encoding AAA family ATPase, which produces MTARFVRLRIAGFKSFADPVSVEILPGLTGIVGPNGCGKSNVVEALRWVMGETNARALRGGEMDDLIFAGTTARAARNMAEVTLTLEGAAEIAPAPFTGHDELQVCRRAERGAGSGYRINGRTTRGRDVQTLFADLASGARSSAMVSQGRVSALVNARPEERRSILEEAAGITGLHGRRHEAELKLRATEANLARAEDLRLQLESRLGDLQEQSEQASRYRELSQGLRESETALLALLHARAHKGVAEGEAGLHAARTDLRAAEEMAETAVLTDYEVTKALPALREALDTRRTALERFKVRAETIAEELARAEAALEQAQARLAECEGVHVSALARRDDATLMLGQLEAERVQVEERLSVLPALREAAQAECATLAQAMTEMATRVEEATTTVREAELQTTQAREGLATTTAAHERLATQHATLATEIAALEADMPTADAIAAHDEQITLAEAQAAHALSAREDATRAHADATLQADLARNAATESLRVHAQATQDAATAASRLEALARDVATLGNHVSNARADLVPEAERTRLAETATEAEATLDTLRAGRATAEDARAQATQAEIQANARLKEARATRTAVEEALRAAQAAHKRARDEVDTLAASMTRLRGQAVPDAALQALVAKRESAAAALEAARQHMAMTEAASVAATQEDEACAARLAEARASLSGLEAEADGLARALHSDTQADHAHGATLADSLHVPAGLETALAVVLSDGLEAVVKGTAPRSWHDLPPATPAPFPAAGIEPLSAVLEAPPALSRALGAAGLLPDGMDGAALQASLTAGQCLVTREGALWRWDGYTQAPNLPDRAALRLKQLGRLRSLRAELEQLRATLPALEQAVQAAATTRQQAGKALTAARDARMAAENALETARAAEAELSRQHATISAQIDTLSVQQATAQAALTDTEAACTRATAQEADLPDLDQLTRVQQEAAQAATQAQEAEKALRTRVQHAEAALEQARRALQAATTRHGEAETRLQALLPEQARLENDRDTASQELATRREQLAALPAPALAEDAARQATAAATQAAQALEQARIVVEDATTRLEQARAARAALEQKMRETGARLEARQARMADLTDGLQQAQAAVAAARGRLEALPDMSGLEHALASLREQAESLRTQETEQRETLARLHTEDATLRQRFDASGQDMTQWTARVEAASLEAEAAETRLRNARAEHERVAPQPVAVRERRDAIATELAQHEASHDVAMEELQQAETRMAEVQQGRRTAEEVLTAAREAVVRAEGRREQAQVLLAQLQADSTPPAGVVPADLSVNAETGLRRKVARLTRQRDELGPVNLRAELEAQEASGKIDTILHERDELQSAIARLRGMIGQLNREGRERLMAVFSQIDQHFQALFARMFNGGRAHLGMVGNDDPLQAGLEIYAQPPGKKLATLSLLSGGEQALTALSLIFAVFRCNPAPVCVLDEVDAPLDDANVGRFCALLADMVAEAGTRFLVVTHHQLTMAHMDRLYGVTMQERGVSRVLSVDLERATEMVDAEPVR; this is translated from the coding sequence ATGACCGCCCGTTTCGTCCGGCTGCGCATCGCAGGTTTCAAGAGTTTCGCTGACCCGGTCTCCGTCGAGATCCTGCCGGGCCTGACCGGCATTGTCGGGCCCAACGGGTGCGGCAAGTCCAACGTGGTCGAGGCCCTGCGCTGGGTCATGGGCGAAACCAATGCCCGCGCCCTGCGCGGCGGCGAAATGGATGACCTGATCTTCGCCGGCACCACCGCGCGAGCCGCCCGCAACATGGCGGAAGTGACCCTGACGCTGGAAGGGGCGGCCGAAATCGCCCCCGCCCCCTTTACCGGGCATGATGAGCTTCAGGTCTGCCGCCGGGCCGAGCGCGGGGCAGGTAGCGGCTACCGCATCAATGGCCGCACCACGCGCGGGCGCGACGTGCAGACCCTGTTTGCCGATCTGGCCTCGGGGGCGCGTTCATCGGCCATGGTCAGCCAGGGCCGCGTCTCGGCGCTGGTCAATGCCCGCCCCGAGGAACGGCGCAGCATTCTGGAGGAAGCAGCGGGCATTACCGGCCTGCATGGCCGCCGCCATGAGGCCGAACTCAAGCTGCGCGCGACCGAGGCCAATCTCGCCCGCGCGGAAGACCTGCGCCTGCAGCTCGAATCCCGGCTTGGTGACCTGCAAGAGCAGTCCGAACAGGCTTCCCGGTACCGCGAACTCTCGCAGGGCCTGCGCGAATCCGAGACTGCCCTTCTGGCATTGCTGCATGCCCGCGCCCACAAGGGCGTGGCCGAGGGCGAGGCGGGCCTGCACGCCGCCCGCACCGACCTCAGGGCCGCCGAAGAGATGGCCGAAACCGCCGTACTCACCGATTACGAAGTGACAAAGGCCCTGCCCGCCCTGCGCGAGGCACTGGATACGCGGCGCACGGCGCTCGAACGCTTCAAGGTCCGCGCCGAGACCATTGCCGAGGAACTGGCCCGCGCCGAAGCCGCGCTGGAGCAGGCACAGGCCCGCCTTGCCGAATGCGAGGGCGTGCATGTCTCAGCCCTTGCGCGGCGTGATGATGCCACTCTCATGCTCGGGCAGCTTGAGGCCGAGCGGGTTCAGGTAGAGGAACGCCTGTCCGTCCTGCCCGCCCTGCGTGAGGCAGCGCAGGCCGAATGCGCCACGCTGGCACAGGCCATGACCGAGATGGCGACCCGCGTGGAAGAGGCCACCACCACCGTGCGCGAGGCCGAACTGCAGACCACGCAGGCCCGCGAAGGGCTGGCCACCACCACCGCCGCGCATGAGCGCCTCGCAACCCAGCACGCAACCCTCGCCACCGAGATCGCGGCACTCGAAGCCGACATGCCGACGGCAGACGCCATCGCCGCCCATGACGAACAGATTACCTTGGCCGAGGCACAGGCTGCCCACGCCCTGAGCGCGCGCGAGGACGCTACCCGCGCCCATGCGGATGCCACGCTACAGGCTGACCTTGCCCGCAATGCCGCGACCGAGAGCCTGCGCGTGCATGCGCAGGCCACGCAGGATGCCGCCACCGCCGCCAGCAGGCTCGAAGCCCTTGCGCGCGACGTGGCAACGCTGGGCAATCATGTCAGCAACGCCCGCGCGGACCTTGTGCCCGAGGCCGAGCGCACGCGTCTGGCCGAAACTGCCACCGAGGCTGAAGCCACCCTTGATACCCTCCGCGCCGGACGCGCCACGGCGGAGGACGCCCGCGCTCAGGCAACACAGGCCGAAATTCAGGCCAATGCCCGCCTGAAGGAAGCCCGCGCCACCCGCACCGCCGTCGAGGAAGCCCTCCGCGCTGCCCAGGCGGCCCACAAGCGGGCACGCGACGAAGTCGATACGCTTGCCGCCAGCATGACCCGCCTGCGCGGGCAGGCCGTGCCCGATGCGGCCCTGCAGGCGCTCGTGGCAAAACGCGAATCCGCCGCCGCCGCACTGGAAGCCGCCCGCCAGCACATGGCCATGACTGAGGCCGCAAGCGTTGCCGCCACACAGGAAGATGAAGCCTGTGCCGCCCGCCTTGCCGAGGCCCGCGCCAGCCTGTCGGGCCTGGAAGCGGAAGCCGATGGCCTTGCCCGCGCCCTGCACAGCGACACACAGGCCGACCACGCCCACGGCGCGACGCTGGCCGACAGCCTGCATGTGCCCGCCGGGCTGGAAACCGCGCTGGCCGTGGTGCTGTCCGATGGGCTTGAGGCGGTGGTCAAGGGCACGGCCCCCCGCTCATGGCATGACCTGCCGCCCGCAACACCTGCGCCCTTTCCTGCCGCGGGGATCGAGCCGCTTTCCGCCGTGCTCGAGGCCCCGCCTGCCCTGTCACGCGCACTTGGCGCGGCAGGCCTGCTGCCTGATGGCATGGATGGAGCGGCCCTTCAGGCCAGCCTGACCGCAGGCCAGTGCCTTGTCACCCGCGAGGGCGCGCTATGGCGGTGGGATGGCTATACACAGGCCCCCAACCTGCCCGACCGCGCGGCACTCCGGCTCAAACAACTCGGCCGCCTGCGCAGCCTGCGCGCAGAACTCGAGCAGTTGCGCGCCACGCTTCCGGCGCTGGAACAGGCCGTACAGGCCGCTGCGACCACCCGCCAGCAGGCAGGCAAAGCCCTGACGGCGGCACGCGACGCCCGCATGGCCGCCGAGAACGCGCTGGAGACCGCCCGCGCGGCAGAGGCCGAGCTTTCCCGCCAGCACGCCACCATCTCGGCCCAGATCGATACGCTCTCGGTCCAGCAGGCCACGGCACAGGCTGCCCTGACGGATACCGAAGCCGCCTGCACGCGCGCCACCGCGCAGGAAGCCGACCTGCCCGATCTCGACCAACTGACTCGCGTCCAGCAGGAGGCGGCGCAGGCTGCAACACAGGCCCAGGAGGCAGAAAAGGCGCTGCGCACCCGCGTCCAGCATGCTGAAGCCGCACTTGAACAGGCCCGCCGCGCCCTGCAGGCTGCCACGACCCGGCATGGAGAAGCGGAGACACGCCTGCAGGCCCTGCTGCCCGAACAGGCCCGGCTGGAAAACGACCGCGACACCGCAAGCCAGGAACTGGCCACCCGGCGCGAACAGCTTGCCGCCCTGCCTGCCCCGGCACTGGCCGAGGATGCTGCCCGGCAGGCCACCGCTGCCGCGACGCAGGCGGCGCAGGCGCTGGAACAGGCCCGGATAGTGGTGGAAGACGCCACGACCCGGCTTGAACAGGCCCGCGCCGCACGCGCCGCCCTTGAGCAGAAAATGCGCGAGACCGGCGCCCGGCTTGAAGCCCGGCAGGCCCGCATGGCCGATCTGACCGACGGGTTGCAACAGGCACAGGCAGCCGTTGCGGCCGCTCGTGGCCGCCTTGAGGCCCTGCCCGACATGAGCGGGCTGGAACACGCGCTAGCCAGCCTGCGTGAACAGGCCGAGAGCCTGCGCACGCAGGAAACCGAACAGCGCGAGACCCTGGCCCGCCTGCACACCGAGGATGCCACGCTGCGCCAGCGCTTTGATGCATCCGGGCAGGACATGACGCAATGGACCGCCCGCGTGGAGGCCGCCAGCCTTGAAGCCGAGGCCGCCGAGACCCGCCTGCGCAACGCCCGGGCCGAGCATGAGCGCGTTGCCCCCCAACCAGTTGCCGTGCGCGAACGGCGCGATGCGATTGCAACCGAACTGGCGCAGCACGAAGCCAGCCATGATGTGGCCATGGAGGAACTGCAACAGGCCGAAACCCGCATGGCGGAAGTGCAGCAGGGCCGCCGCACGGCGGAAGAGGTGCTGACCGCAGCGCGTGAAGCCGTGGTCCGCGCCGAAGGCAGGCGCGAACAGGCACAGGTGCTGCTGGCCCAGTTGCAGGCGGACTCAACGCCGCCAGCGGGCGTGGTGCCCGCTGACCTGAGCGTGAACGCCGAGACCGGCCTGCGCCGCAAGGTCGCCCGCCTGACCCGCCAGCGCGATGAGCTTGGCCCGGTCAACCTACGTGCCGAGCTTGAAGCACAGGAGGCATCGGGCAAGATCGACACGATTCTGCATGAGCGTGACGAACTGCAATCAGCCATTGCCCGCCTGCGTGGCATGATCGGGCAGCTCAACCGTGAAGGGCGTGAGCGGCTGATGGCCGTGTTCTCGCAGATCGACCAGCATTTTCAGGCACTGTTTGCCCGCATGTTCAATGGTGGGCGCGCGCATCTGGGCATGGTGGGCAATGACGACCCGCTTCAGGCCGGGCTGGAAATCTATGCCCAGCCGCCGGGCAAGAAACTCGCAACACTTTCGCTGCTTTCTGGCGGAGAGCAGGCACTCACCGCGCTGTCGCTCATCTTTGCGGTGTTCCGCTGCAACCCTGCGCCAGTCTGCGTGCTTGATGAGGTCGATGCCCCGCTTGATGATGCCAATGTGGGCCGCTTCTGCGCCCTGCTCGCCGATATGGTGGCGGAAGCGGGCACGCGCTTCCTTGTCGTGACCCACCACCAGCTGACCATGGCGCATATGGACCGCCTGTATGGTGTGACCATGCAGGAGCGCGGGGTCAGCCGTGTGCTGTCGGTTGACCTCGAACGCGCGACCGAAATGGTGGATGCCGAACCGGTCAGATAA